A part of Thermocrinis albus DSM 14484 genomic DNA contains:
- the nusG gene encoding transcription termination/antitermination protein NusG has product MGEYRWYALQVEAGKEATARENLLKVLEIEGLQDKVQEVVVPAEEKVVIKTMGKEKYRLSLRGNNRDISVLGKKGVTTFRIENGEVRVIESVEGDLCVEAPPISKPGQKITCKENKTEAKIILESKMFPGYLLIKADMDDSLLRAIEKTPHIYRPVLTGGRVAPLDEREVERIIAFVKKGVRPSKVLFEKGDQVRVIEGPFMNFTGTVDEVHPEREKVVVLISIFGRLTPVELDFSQIEKL; this is encoded by the coding sequence ATGGGTGAGTACAGGTGGTATGCTCTACAAGTAGAGGCTGGAAAAGAGGCCACCGCCAGGGAGAATTTGCTTAAAGTGCTGGAGATAGAGGGTCTTCAGGATAAAGTGCAGGAGGTGGTGGTCCCGGCAGAGGAGAAGGTGGTCATAAAAACTATGGGTAAGGAGAAGTACAGGCTCTCTCTAAGGGGTAACAACAGGGACATAAGTGTTCTGGGTAAAAAGGGCGTTACCACCTTTAGGATAGAGAACGGAGAGGTTAGGGTGATAGAGAGTGTGGAGGGAGATCTGTGCGTGGAGGCTCCCCCTATCTCCAAACCGGGTCAGAAGATAACGTGTAAGGAGAACAAGACGGAGGCTAAGATAATTCTAGAGTCCAAAATGTTTCCTGGTTACCTTCTCATAAAGGCGGACATGGATGACTCTCTCTTGAGGGCCATTGAGAAAACACCTCACATATACAGACCTGTTTTAACAGGTGGAAGGGTGGCACCTTTAGACGAGAGAGAGGTAGAGAGGATCATAGCTTTCGTGAAAAAAGGTGTAAGACCCAGCAAAGTCCTCTTTGAGAAGGGAGATCAGGTGAGAGTGATAGAAGGTCCCTTCATGAACTTTACTGGAACTGTGGACGAGGTTCATCCTGAAAGGGAGAAGGTGGTGGTTCTCATAAGCATATTCGGAAGACTCACACCGGTAGAGTTGGACTTTTCTCAAATAGAAAAACTTTGA
- the secE gene encoding preprotein translocase subunit SecE, translated as MEKVRAFLKGVKQELGKVSWPTKDLVVRATVGVIIFSLLTGLYLWVVDLAFTRLISFLLALRGG; from the coding sequence ATGGAGAAGGTCAGAGCTTTCCTAAAGGGAGTAAAGCAGGAGCTAGGTAAGGTTTCCTGGCCTACCAAGGATCTTGTGGTGAGGGCCACAGTTGGTGTTATAATATTTTCTTTACTTACAGGACTGTACCTATGGGTGGTGGATTTGGCTTTTACGAGGCTCATAAGTTTTCTTCTGGCGCTGAGGGGTGGATGA
- the rpmG gene encoding 50S ribosomal protein L33 gives MAAVREVVVLACTECKRRNYSTTKNKQKKPQRLELRKYCKWCKKHTLHREVK, from the coding sequence ATGGCGGCGGTGAGAGAAGTAGTTGTACTGGCTTGTACTGAGTGTAAGAGAAGGAACTACTCAACCACCAAAAACAAGCAGAAGAAGCCTCAGAGGCTTGAGCTAAGAAAGTACTGCAAGTGGTGTAAGAAGCATACATTACATAGAGAGGTGAAGTAA
- the tuf gene encoding elongation factor Tu yields MAKEKFVREKEHVNVGTIGHVDHGKSTLTSAITCVLGAGLMPGGKAKCTKYEEIDKAPEERERGITINITHVEYETAKRHYAHVDCPGHADYIKNMITGAAQMDGAILVVSAADGPMPQTREHVLLARQVNVPYIVVFMNKCDMVDDAELLDLVELEVRELLSKYEYPGDEVPVIRGSALGALQELEGGKPDKWCQSILQLLEAMDEYIPTPVREADKPFLMPIEDVFSISGRGTVVTGRVERGTLKPGEEVEVVGLREEPLKTVATSIEMFRKVLDEALPGDNIGVLLRGVGKDDVERGQVLAKPGSVKAHRKFRAQVYVLSKEEGGRHSPFFAGYRPQFYFRTADVTGVVVKLPEGQEMVMPGDNVELEVELIKPVAMEEGLRFAIREGGRTVGAGVVTKILE; encoded by the coding sequence ATGGCTAAGGAGAAGTTTGTAAGGGAGAAGGAGCACGTTAACGTAGGGACTATAGGGCACGTAGACCACGGGAAGTCCACCTTAACATCAGCCATAACGTGCGTGTTGGGTGCCGGACTTATGCCTGGCGGTAAAGCCAAGTGCACCAAGTACGAGGAGATAGACAAGGCACCCGAAGAAAGGGAAAGAGGAATCACCATAAACATAACCCACGTGGAGTATGAGACAGCCAAGAGGCACTATGCTCACGTAGACTGTCCTGGGCATGCGGACTACATCAAGAACATGATAACGGGAGCAGCGCAGATGGACGGAGCCATACTGGTGGTTTCAGCGGCAGATGGACCCATGCCCCAGACGAGGGAGCACGTACTTTTAGCGAGACAGGTGAACGTACCGTACATAGTGGTGTTTATGAACAAATGTGACATGGTAGACGATGCGGAGCTGTTGGATCTAGTGGAACTAGAAGTGAGGGAACTACTCAGCAAGTATGAGTATCCTGGTGATGAAGTGCCCGTTATAAGGGGATCAGCGTTGGGTGCATTACAGGAGCTGGAAGGGGGCAAGCCTGACAAGTGGTGTCAGAGCATACTACAGCTGTTGGAAGCGATGGACGAATACATCCCCACACCAGTCAGAGAAGCAGACAAGCCGTTCTTGATGCCTATAGAGGACGTGTTTAGCATATCTGGACGTGGTACAGTGGTGACGGGAAGAGTGGAGAGGGGGACACTGAAGCCTGGAGAGGAAGTGGAGGTAGTAGGTTTAAGGGAGGAGCCGTTGAAGACGGTAGCGACGTCTATAGAGATGTTTAGGAAGGTGTTGGACGAGGCGTTACCTGGAGACAACATAGGAGTGTTGTTGAGGGGAGTAGGGAAGGACGATGTGGAACGTGGTCAGGTGTTGGCGAAGCCTGGCAGTGTGAAGGCACACAGGAAGTTTAGGGCACAGGTATATGTGTTGAGCAAGGAGGAAGGAGGAAGGCACAGTCCGTTTTTTGCTGGTTACAGGCCACAGTTTTACTTTAGGACAGCGGACGTGACTGGTGTGGTGGTGAAGTTGCCTGAGGGGCAGGAGATGGTGATGCCTGGGGATAATGTAGAGTTGGAAGTGGAGTTGATAAAGCCTGTGGCCATGGAGGAAGGGTTGAGGTTTGCCATAAGGGAAGGTGGAAGGACTGTGGGAGCTGGTGTCGTTACCAAGATCTTAGAGTGA